In Eschrichtius robustus isolate mEscRob2 chromosome 2, mEscRob2.pri, whole genome shotgun sequence, a single window of DNA contains:
- the F12 gene encoding LOW QUALITY PROTEIN: coagulation factor XII (The sequence of the model RefSeq protein was modified relative to this genomic sequence to represent the inferred CDS: inserted 1 base in 1 codon; deleted 5 bases in 3 codons; substituted 3 bases at 3 genomic stop codons), which translates to MRALLLLGVLLVSMESAVLTPPWKAPKQHRFIESEHTVVLTVTREPCHFPFQYHRQLYHKCIHRGWPGPDPGKTTPEGCATTPNFEKDQRWAYCLEPKKVKDHCSKHNPCQKGGTCVNMPKGPHCICSDHFTGKHCQREKCFEPQLLWFFQKNEIWHRLELAGVAKCQCKGPNAQCKPLASQVCRTNPCLSGGSCLQAEGHRLCRCPTGYAGRLCEVDFKANCYDDRDRGLSYRGVAWTKLSGAPCQPWASEATYWNVTAEQALNRRLGDHAFCRCNQDNDTRPWCFVWRGDRLSWNYCRLARCQAPAPAAPQIPPPIRISSGHQYFPLPSLSALQKPQPTTQTPLRPLTSGSXCSLPEQRTPLPSAGPAGCGQRLHKRLSSLSRVVGELVALPGAHPYIAALXQGQNFCSGSLIAPCWVLTAAHCLQNRPAPEELTVVLGQDRRXAVRAYPLHEAFSRITYQHDLALVRLQESAEGCCAHPLSFVQPVCLPNSAARPAESEPALCEVAGWGHQRSRFAGSGEYSSFLQXKEEAAQVPLIRPERCSAPDVHGAAFTPGMLCAGFLEGGTDACQGDSRGPLVCEDETAELQLILRGIVSWGSGCGDRHKPGVYTDVANYLAWIREHTAS; encoded by the exons TTCTTACTGTCACCAGGGAGCCCTGCCACTTCCCCTTCCAGTACCACCGGCAGCTGTATCACAAATGTATCCACAGAGGCTGGCCCGGCCCCGACCCTGGTAAGACTACCCCGGAAGG GTGTGCTACCACCCCCAACTTTGAGAAGGATCAGCGA TGGGCATACTGCCTGGAGCCAAAGAAAGTGAAAG ATCACTGCAGCAAACACAACCCCTGCCAGAAAGGAGGGACCTGTGTGAACATGCCAAAAGGCCCACACTGCATCTGTTCAGATCACTTCACTGGGAAGCACTGCCAGAGAG AGAAGTGCTTTGAGCCCCAGCTTCTTTGGTTCTTCCAGAAGAATGAAATATGGCATAGGCTTGAGCTGGCAGGTGTAGCCAAGTGCCAGTGCAAGGGTCCGAATGCCCAGTGCAAGCCACTGGCCAGCCAGG TCTGCCGTACCAACCCATGTCTCAGTGGGGGCAGCTGCCTACAGGCAGAGGGCCACCGCCTGTGCCGTTGCCCCACGGGCTACGCTGGACGCTTGTGCGAAGTGG actTCAAGGCGAACTGCTACGACGACCGCGACCGCGGGCTCAGCTACCGCGGCGTGGCCTGGACTAAGCTCTCGGGTGCACCCTGTCAGCCGTGGGCCTCCGAGGCCACCTACTGGAATGTGACCGCAGAGCAAGCGCTGAATCGGAGACTGGGCGACCACGCCTTCTGCCGGTGC AACCAGGACAACGACACCCGCCCGTGGTGCTTTGTTTGGAGAGGCGACCGACTGAGCTGGAATTATTGCCGCCTGGCACGATGCCAGGCCCCAGCCCCGGCGGCGCCCCAAATCCCTCCTCCGATCCGGATCTCATCGGGGCACCAGTACTTCCCTTTGCCCTCGCTTTCGGCTTTGCAGAAACCTCAGCCCACGACCCAGACCCCGCTTCGACCCCTGACCTCAGGTA GCTAGTGCTCGCTGCCCGAGCAGCGGACTCCCCTGCCCAGCGCGGGCCCGGCGGGCTGTGGACAGCGGCTCCACAAACGGCTGTCCTCGCTGAGCCGCGTCGTCGGGGAACTGGTGGCGCTCCCCGGGGCGCATCCCTACATCGCCGCGCTGTAGCAGGGCCAGAATTTCTGCAGCGGCAGCCTCATCGCCCCCTGTTGGGTGCTGACCGCGGCTCACTGCCTGCAGAACCG ACCTGCGCCGGAGGAGCTGACAGTGGTGCTCGGCCAGGACCGCC TGGCCGTGCGCGCCTACCCCCTGCACGAGGCCTTCTCGCGTATCACCTACCAGCACGACCTGG CTCTGGTGCGCCTGCAGGAGAGCGCTGAAGGCTGCTGCGCGCACCCGTTGTCTTTCGTTCAGCCAGTGTGCCTGCCGAATAGCGCCGCCCGCCCGGCCGAATCCGAACCTGCGCTCTGCGAAGTGGCCGGCTGGGGTCACCA GCGCTCTCGATTCGCAGGGTCAGGGGAATATTCCAGCTTCCTGCAGTAGAAGGAAGAAGCGGCA CAGGTGCCACTCATCCGTCCGGAGCGCTGCTCCGCCCCCGACGTGCACGGAGCCGCCTTCACC CCCGGCATGCTCTGCGCTGGCTTCCTCGAGGGTGGCACTGACGCGTGCCAG GGTGACTCCAGGGGCCCTCTGGTGTGTGAGGATGAGACCGCAGAGCTCCAGCTCATCCTGCGGGGCATCGTCAGCTGGGGTTCAGGTTGTGGCGACCGCCACAAGCCGGGTGTATACACCGACGTGGCCAACTACCTAGCCTGGATCCGGGAGCACACTGCTTCCTGA